The Pontibacter deserti region CTGAGGGATACGGTGCGGGTGGCAGAAATAAATGTTCCGGAGCAGGAGGAAGGTGTCATTTTTAAGATGAGTATTCCGCGGGAAATAGTAATAGCTGACAATTCAGTAAACCTGAAGTTATGGCAGAAGTTTGCAGGCGAAGCCAGAATGCACTCTGCTTTCAATATCGCGCTGGATCCTGGAATGCTGGAAAAAATGGGACTGCTTGTGCAGGCAAAATCAAAGATACCGCTCATCCGAACCTATACTACTACCGCAGATTCTATGCTTTTAGAAAACGCAGATACCACTGCTGCGATGTTAGTATATTATTTTAAATCAGAATTTACCCCGGCGTTACCACCTATGTCTGAGCGTAAGGAGGCTGCGGCCCGTACACTACAGCCATCAGATTCGCTTACAATTGATCCGAACAATACATTTGCTTTGCCGCAGGATGGGCTATACCTGCTATGGCCCGATAAAAGTTTCTCAACGGGTTTGCTGGTAGAGCAATGGAGTTTCCCACGGATTACAATGGCAAAAGAGATGTTGCAGCCACTTATTTATTTAACTACATCTACTGAGCGCGAAAGATTATTTAAAGCCACGGATCCCAAAAAAGCTGTAGACGAATTTTGGATACAGGTAGCAGGAGAGAAGCACTTGGCCCGGGAACTGATACGCACTTATTATGGCCGTGTAGAGCATGCCAATAAACTTTATACTTCGCACAAACCTGGCTGGGCTACCGATCGTGGCATGATTTACCTGGTATATGGGCCACCAAGTGACATTAGCCGGGTAGCTGACACAGAAACCTGGATTTATCGTGAATCGGAAATGC contains the following coding sequences:
- a CDS encoding GWxTD domain-containing protein — translated: MARIVVVYSWLLLSIATSCSQKPELTQQTVASRPAENVAEPEVNMQYTWNASPDSLHLHLLFFDVSRIMDLKRTVINLSYDVTGVQNAVVLRDTVRVAEINVPEQEEGVIFKMSIPREIVIADNSVNLKLWQKFAGEARMHSAFNIALDPGMLEKMGLLVQAKSKIPLIRTYTTTADSMLLENADTTAAMLVYYFKSEFTPALPPMSERKEAAARTLQPSDSLTIDPNNTFALPQDGLYLLWPDKSFSTGLLVEQWSFPRITMAKEMLQPLIYLTTSTERERLFKATDPKKAVDEFWIQVAGEKHLARELIRTYYGRVEHANKLYTSHKPGWATDRGMIYLVYGPPSDISRVADTETWIYRESEMHPYIKFVFTKKQNNFTGNHYELIRHREYEESWYSAVAKWRAGITDM